The DNA segment CTGCAGGCTGTAAACAACAACAGACTGCATGCAGAGGACAATTATTGAGAAGGTATTTAATAAATCAGTTGAAACGTTAACTTGACTGAAAGGAGGGAAATATTTGCAATTTGGGTTTCAGTTGGTAGCCTACCCAAAGCAACTTCAGCTGGAAAGTCACAGATGTTGGCATAAATTTGGAGTAAGGTTTCAGAAACAACAATATCCTAAAGAAAAGAACCAGCATAGAAACAGTTATTTACCATTATAACAGAAATACCAGCTGTTATTTTCTGAGGGACTGGAACTTTTGGGAATACAACAATGGTTGCTATGATGGCCATAATATAATAGTCATTGGTATCCATCATGCAGAAATAACAGATAATAATCgtaaaataaaagaattattAGATTTTGTCACTGTTCAAATGatcgaatattttattttgtggcAACATAGagatttgaattttgaacatTATCGTATTCCATCTCTCACCATTGGTTAACACTTGTAAATATCTTCCATCAACTTATTTTACATATCCCATTAGTCTTACCACCAAACATCTGGGCATTTCAACTATGTAAATTTACAATggaaatttattattttgaacATTTCCTATTTAAAACTACATATCCAGCATATCAATACTGCCAAAGCAAGATAATTGTCCAGTTACTGTTCTCAAAATTTACACATTCAAGGCGAAAAGAGTTGAGGCTTTTAGTAGTTTCAACTGAAGCAGAAAATTTCATGAAGTACTTGCCTCTCAGCAAGTCTGAGGACTTGAACAGAGATCTACAAATCTGAGTAGCTTCTGATTTCCAACATTGAACATTTCTTAGGGTGGTTTTACATAGtagaatatattttatttacacACTGTTCCTTGTTCCTATGAAACAAGAAATTTCAGCCATTGTGGAACAGAATTATCTAATCTAGGGATCAGCTATTCTAGATAAAGTAATACCCCCTCCCTGCAAAATATAAAACATGCAtgcacacaaatatatgcaacGGCACATGTACATGCATACCTGCACACCCTCACGGCACTCCAATCCaaggaaaacaagaaattgCTGAACAGCCTCTATAATTTTAGTTTCAATGCCTCTATTTGATTTACACTGAGCTTCAATCCAAGTACTTTTGTGAGATTCATGACAATTTAATGAGAAGAAAATACTGAGCTTCAAGAGGAATTAGAAGATGTAATGACTAGCATATTCCAAAAGAATAGAAGACAATTATATTGGTCGACATATGAGGTTTAATACCTTTCTCAACATGTAAGACATTGGAAAAACAAATTATAAGTTCCACTGCATGGTACAAGAGTTTGGTCTATAGCCCCTTCACTGTTGAAATCATGTTGCTGCAACTCTTCAAGCGAACAACTGAAGTTTTAATATAGATCATTGGCTTTGGAATGTGGAACTCACATCAAGCTGCTAATAACCGGAGCCATTCAAACTATGTGTATCCTTTAGTCTCAATTTCTTAGAAagttaaataatttatattaaaattttgtaaACAAATACATAAACACTTTATGATATGGTGTTAGTAAAGTAAAAGTAAAACAGCATATATTCTCATGACAAGGTTCAAGCCAAACAGATTCCAAACAGcatattttgaattattaaaaatGCTAATTGGGTAGTCCTGCAATCAGATTTGGATCCAACAAGGAATCAAAAGACATATCAGGTCCAGAACTTCCATTGTCCTCCATAATCTTGCATAGTCCTCCATAATTCAGCATTAATCAATAGAGATTATTGCATAATTGGACAACCTGTAGAACTGTCCAGGTTAAATTTATTGCATGAATATCTGTGTATCAGAAGAGGACCGGAAGATTGGGCATCACAAGCAAAACACAAGATGAATCAAATTCAAGTAGCTCCAATTTCAGAAACAGATTCCATCCAATCAAGATTGGAACACATGAAAGAGATTGATGCTCTGTAGAGATTGATGCTCTATATTACATGAAAATATAGTACCCTCAGAGACAAAACAAAAAGATACAAGAGAATTGTGATCTGGGACACCTAAAACAATATAttgtcaaaaaataataataaatgtaaAAAATTCACATCCAAGGAGCTCCAAACTCAAAACCAACACAACACCTAATATAAATGAGATGAAGCTAAACAGACTGCGAAAAGATACAATAAGAGGAGGCCTCAAACCAGAGCATAGAGGTCAGGGACAAAGGAGTACCACCGAAATCCACAGCTCCACTTCTCTGGCAGCATCGGGCATCGCGGCAGCCAATGCCAGGTACCCCTCGCCACCTTGTAGAAGAGCACCTCCGGCCAGGTGGTGCAGCAGACGCACACCAGCCCCTCATGCCAGAGGCAGTACACATGGGAATAGTTATGGTAGCAGACCGACACAAACTTCCGGCACATCATCTCCGGCAGTCGGCCTACCTCCTCCCAAGCTCTCGCCTTTCCTTTTCCATCCTTCCCCACCAGCTCCCACACCCTCAAACTCCTCGATATCCCGTCCCTCCCGACCCCACCGACGAGGTAGAGCCGGTTTCCACCGTCGCCCACCAGCCGCACGAAGGCTAGCTCGGTCGGGAGACTGGGAGAGGCCATCGGCTCCCACTTCCCGGACTGGAGGTCGAAGCCAACGACGGAGAAGGGCTCGTGGGTGGTGAAATAAAGGGCACCGTCGAAAAAGACACCTTCTTGGTGGGAATTGCCGCGGTCTAGGATGAGGTCGAAGCCGGGGAATCGGGTCCAGGCGAAGGAAGCGGAATCGTAGACGAATACAGAGTTAGAAGAGGAGGATGGGAGGAAGATCTTGTAGCCGTGGGGGGTAGAGGAGGGGAGGGAGACGAGGGTGGCATCGGATAAGGGGTCGGAGGTGGGTAAAGGTACGAACTTTGAGGTTTTTGTGAGGAGATTGGagatgagaagagaggaggggcgcgagggaaggagggagaagCAGAGGAGGCcgtaggaggaggagaggagctggGAAGGGGAGGCGGCGGCAGAGGGGAGGAGGCGGAGGGGGCGCCAGCCGTCGGCGAAGGAGTCGTAGAGGTGGAGGAAGCGGTTGGAGAACTGAGggtgggagaggaggaggaaggcaggggaggaggaaggggagtggaggagggagaggaaggagggggagaggaggagggagtgGAAGCGTTTGCAGGTGGGACGGAGGGCGACGAGGGTGTGGAGGGGGAGTAGGGCCAGGATGAGGTCTAGAAGCTCGTCAGGGAGCCGTCCCCAAATCGCCGgctccatctcctcctccctccccgcaGCCGCAGCCGGCGGCGCCGGCGGTGGGGGTGGCGTTTTCGCTCTGGCTATCGGCATCGTttgttcttttctctctcttctcggcACCCTATCCTCTGTTCTTCGTTCTCTCGCTCTCCCTCGCCCTCTCATATGGAGAGAAGAATGTTTCGTCTGGGGTGGTTGGTCTCGCACGGCGGGGTTTGGGCTTGTCTTCAGGCGGAGAGCGGTTAATGACGGAGAGATAGAGGTGGGATAAATTTTTGTGGTGATGGGAATAAATGGAGCGGAGATTTCAGGGGAATTGGGCTCGAATAGGGGGAGGGATGGACGAGATCAAACAATGGGCGACGGAAGCCGGAAGGGTACGAGGAGAGGGAGAAGTAGGCAGGCGTCAACGGtaggggggtttggggggcgGCCCATAGCTTTTTCTAAGACCAGCAGAAGTGTATCTTGAAATTTTACAATGAGCCAACTGCCCTTttggcttgaatgaaaatgaacCAATAACATTCATCTAAGCTTATTTTTTAcctaaatttttatattattaataaaaatataagcatccgactaatatttatatctatatagaatatataaaaaatagatataaacaTGAATAGATAAATATTTATTCATATCAAAATATTCGATTctatttataattatatttaattttatatagaatttttaattttttttacaaatatatataatcaTATTAACATGCTATTAATTTGAATTAGAATCAACTTAATAAcatttttgattttatgatcataaatttaattatccgatttatatccataattatatctatattttcagtatctaatttgcatccgcattcgtttaaaataaatataaattttaatttttgaatctgACTAATATCTATATCTGTATTTTTATTTgtcaaataaattaaatatagatataaatataatgGTATTCATTCCATATCCGATCCGATTTCGGCCCTACCTCTTGGTTtgcttttttggaaaaaaaaaaaaaaagatttagtaAACCAATCTTGAGTAAATTCCATGTAATTAGTCACATGTATCGCCATCCagtatgctctttttttttggtaaatcagATTTAGTAAACCATGTAAAGTATATCTTATGTGATTAGCTATATATGTTGTCATCTAGTCTGTAGCACTGTTAGCCTCTTTATGTGTGTCATttcataaaactaaaaatttgaTTCCATTCTCTAACAATCCTGTCTCAAAGGATGGATGCTAACCTATGAAGATATTGAGATACAAAACCATCTAATAAGAATCCTCCTCTAAAATGATAAGATAagctttaaaaattttattacatATAACATACCTTTCCATGCAACGTACAATTCTGTCATAAGAACTATAATGTCAAACAATCTAACACCTCCTGTTACCATAAATGCACCACTCGTATTTCTAATAATAAAACTTGCTCCACCAGAATCACCTCGATTTAAAACAATACCATCAAAGTTAACTTTGAGAGAATTAGGAGATGGTGGCTCCCAAATAAAATAGAACATTTACAAAATCGTAGAATCTGCAAATTGAGAGCTACAATTTTTTCTAGTTATCAAGGACACCTAGGGCAGTTGCATTAATGGATTGCTATACCTAACTAACTGCTTTTATGACGATTAGTTTGGGACTCTAAACATTACTATGGAAAATTAAATCATTTTAGCCAACCTAATATTGTAAGTAATATAAGCCATCAAAACAACATCTTTACTCCGGTTACCTCTAATGTATCTCTCATTATTGGACTGGAGAAAGATGTCAAGAGAGAAGATTGGGATGGTATATCAGAAATAGGGGACTGTCTCCATATCTAGGTCACAAACCTGTAGTGTAAAGTAATATGAGAAATAGATTCCTCTATATCATGATATAAGTTACAATGATTTGGGATATGAAAACCATGCTGGTGTAAAATGCCACGACACTAAAATTGATTCCAAGCTATCTTTCACATAAACAGAGTAACTCTAGGATGAACACCAATTCTCCAAATCCAACCAATACTTTTAGTTGATAGGGCTTCTAGCTTAAAGTATTTGTGTAAATCCGCAACTTTAACAGCCAAACTAGATGAAGGCTCCCATCCCAATCTATCTGCAGTTTTTCCGCTCGGTATAGGAATAGAAAGAATTTTATCCACCAATACTGCCATAAGATCTTTAACTTCAAGATTTTATGGTGATCTACATCAACTAAAATAGGCCACTGCAATAGGAATGGGTGAAATCCATGAATTCTGAACCACATCTAGAGATGTCCCATTACCCACAATGCATCTACGATTAGATAAAATCAATGGAACAATCTTGTTTTGCTCCTCTAGCTAGTGTAGTTTTATTTTAGTGTACAGAAGCTCCCACATTCTCTCATGTTATTTCATACAGAAGTGCAACAACAACAAATTTTACCCATTTTCATGTATACGGCTCTTCTATCTCACTTTATTTGTCAATGGGATATGAGATTTAGCTCACTATTATTATTGAACAAAATAAATTTCATAGAAGAAAGTTGAATAACTTGCGAAAAACTCTCTCATTGGGCTCTTAATGGCGGGTGACAATCTCGACAATGTTAGATATGAGCTACCCAATGACGCATCCAATGAAAAGTTGCACATCCGCCTTTCCATGTGAGATTTACGTGTACTTAAATATTTGTTGTTTTTCCTCTAAGTTGTAATGAACCTTTGTCTTAATCAGTAACCTTTCTTTGAGtgacttttcttttttctaaagtTTGTCTTAAGGAGTCCATATATTCCTTACATGATATATCTTGGTAGAATTTTTTCATATAACTTTAAACCAAACCATTTTTAAACAATGAGGAAATTGTAATAAATTATTGTTCCTTTCAAACCATGCTAAAGTTACATAAAACCGTATTCAAATTTGTATTAAATTAAATGAAAATGAGTAGTCTACAAAAGCAAATCTTATTTGCATTACAACTCCTCAAGATATCCCACGAAGAGTCAATAGCAAAACCTAAATATCCATCATAAGAGACACAAATTGCAAGGCTATTATCCATTGTTTAGTAAGGTAAGAGCACCATAAACTTTTAAATCAAACTTAATCCCATGCCTCTCATTATAAACATACTTCAATTTTAATAAGTAGCTTGTCTGGATAGTTTGGGAAAATAAATAGACTAACTCACTGAAAGAAAAATGTAGATGCATTGATTTTCACTGTATTTTTCTTTCCAACAAACCTCTTTAATCACAAGCATCAAATGCTAAAAATACTATTAACAATGGCTTAGAAGGGATTATCATATTtgacttagacaagattttatGTACACATCTATAGCCTAGTCGATCAGCATGTTCGTATAGATCGCTCACTGAAATTTTGGTGATCATCGCTATTTTGATGTGCATacatgagagaaagagagagattttaGAATGCAGCTAGTAtagtttttttctcttttgtttgAATTATAATCCTTAGCAAGTTAGGATGTTAGTTCTATCTCCAattctccaaagaaagcaagtgaTAGATATGGCAAATCTTGAGAGACTAACCCTCCCCCTTGTGTTGTTtagctaagattttttttttttttttgaagggggAGAGGATCTTTTCCGAGTGCCTAGTATAGAAGACGACTCAGTCGGCAACCTTATTCACGTTTCAGCATAAATGCATAGTCGAAAAAGGCATCACACTCTCTCACCAGTTACTAGATGTCGCCTAGAAGTGGATAAACTCCCTCATATTTTtcgcatgctttttttttttttttttcagaccgGCTACTAGATTTGCAGGAAGGTCCACACTTGGTATTATGGCCTTGGACAATACTGCTATGTGAAGTCGGTTTCCTTCGTATATTCACGGAAGCCAACCAGCTACAAGAAAAATGCAGCTTGAGGCAAATTTCAACTTGCGTGTCTTCATGGCCCTTTGCCCGCGGAAGCTTCTCGACTCATTTTCTCCATCGCCGTGGACTCCACGCGGCGTTCTCATTACATGTCACACACGAGTGAGTGCGTGGAAGGACGGCTGATTGGGTCCATTAACGCGGTGGTGATGGTGATGTTTACGTCATCCAGCTCATTATGGTTATGGTCAGACATCAAGGAAGTCGCATCCGTTGATGGATTGATAAGGTTATGATTAGACATCATGGAAGTCACGTCTAgtgaaataaaacattaataatGAATTAGAATGTTTAGAAAACTAAGCTATATGAGctgctttctgttttttttctaaatttgtttggttaattgaaaattttgtttttactaaaatatttttttccttgaaAAATTGAGTTAACATATTTATATATGATTGaacatctatttttttaaaaaataatataaaatacttattatattttttttaattacaaaaatacTTTTCTATTGAAAGTTTAAGcacaattttaaaaattattctcAATTTACAACCAATGAAAATTAGACtttttctattatatatatattttataaaatgtaggaatcctatttttataaaaaaactatttttttattttttaaaaaatttaactaaatataaaatattatttatttttttatcgacTATATTTTTTCTTCTCGCAAATCCAATGAGGCACCcttctattttttaataaaaggatGAAAGGATTTCACACGTCACAGCGAAATGAGTCTGGAGGTAGTAAATATGATACACATGTTTACTCAAAGCTTAAGCTTTAATGAAGTTCATCCAGTCAAAAATCAACAGAAGGATGTAATGATTTTATCAAGTAGGATTCACACAATGGTCAAAGAGGATTATTTAGTGGTTTGGTCATACGGCAATCACCAACTTTTCCTCTTCTAATGccaatataattatttattttattcaagGATAAATTATAGGGAAAGATCTGTAGCTATTCGAGTAGAgaattagatcctatggttgtAAAAAATGAAATGGAAAATAGAATCTGTAGAAGATGCAGAGTTTGGGGGCTGACTTCGAATAATAAAATTGTGTACTCCAAACAACTAGCTAGATAGGCCACATCTAGTGgaacattttctttcaaaaaaaaaaaaaaaaaaacttctaagAAGGCAAGTTGAACAAAATCCAATTAACTCTTATTGatagaatgaaagaaaaaatacaTACAGAAGAATACCtagaaaatattattatttgcaTATGTGCATATCAAGGGTATCAAACTTGAATTGGTGCTAAACAATGGCTGTGTTATCAGAAAATACTTGGATCGGTGCAGTTTAGTTGCCAGAAATTTTTGCCTTCAAATTCCATAGCAAATGGCTCCAGATGGAAGATGTCTGATATCTTAAGAGAATTACACTCCTAGTAAAGTTGTTAATAGATTTGAGCAGCTCGAGCTTGATTCAACCTCAATTGTGTGCAAACTCAAATTAAGCTTGGTTCGACCAACTGCAATTGAGTCAAGCTTGAACCTAGTTCGCAGGCTTCAAATTACTTTCAAGCCATGTTTGAAAATAACCCAGTTCGATTCGATTAAGCTAGGCTTAATGAAGCTTTAAATTAGTAAAGTGCATTGTAAATCATATTAGTTATCATATGATCAACCATTAGATCCAGTCCAATAGCCGACTTTTGAATCAAACTTGAAGTGCGTGTAAGCTGCGCTATATGCTTGACacaaacttgaattcagctcaaTTAATACTATCAAGCCACTAAAAGTAGGCTTATATTCGGCTTATTTCACATTAGGCTTGGCTAGATGACAAGCTTGACCCCAACACTTAAGCTTGAAATCATTTCAAGCCATGCTTTGTTAGATAGAAGATCGATCCAGCTCCATTGATTTATACTCCTAACTATTAGTTGGATGGCCCATCTTGTCGACCTTGTCAATAAGATGCTAGTCAAGAATAGTATCAGACATCTTTGTATTACTAACaaaatattacaataatatagtattactaatataaaatattattattctttTAGTGCTATAACAAAATAttagaatatattatatatatcatgatatattatgattatcattattattattaccatATAATAATACGATActtattataataaatatttaaatatttacataataataaataaaaaagttaTTGTAGTATCTATATTTACAATTTGCatgtataatattttattttgataataatttatttacaataataATAACATTTTCTGTTGTTAAAGGCACATAATGTCATATATTAAGATATTTCTAATATAGTAGTCATATTATGATTACAATATTGATTATCATACTATATTAATATttgcaaaaattgattgaaaatataagataaaaaataatatatgaacATATGGTATTATATTATGGAATATATTATTACAGTATATTATTAAatgatatattaataataacTTAACATAAATAATAAGATTGTGttctaatatattttattaagatATATGGTATATATTTATAGTGTAATGATGttttatttaatattagtaTAGTATTAAACATATTAATATTATCACATACGATAGATTATAACATGTCAAGGGTACTTTACTCTTTTCAAGAAAAATTAGACAGCAAATTCCAAGTTTTAGCTTATTTTAAAATCTTGACAATAAAAAAAGGGGCATTTACATGAATATCTATATCACCAAGCATAGCTTTTCCTATCATAGGCCACCTCAGGGGTTAggttagatttttctttttttaggggGTGTTGGTGGGGGGTTGTTTTTGTGATGTatgttcaaatatttttatgccCAACACTTAACTGAAGTGACAAGGGTTCCCAACTTGCACAACAAGATGAAGAATTCAGGTTGACAACGTTCCCCGAATCCAATAATGACCCATCAAGAACTACAAACGCCGGCATCTAAGTAGGGTTGTCGATTGAACAAAACTATTCAAGCTGAGCTTAGGATTGGCTCGAGAGAAGCTTGAATCAAGCTTGATTTAAGGCTAAATGCGCCGAGCTTGAACCAGCAAAATAAGCTCGAAATTAACTACAAGCCGAGCCAGAAATTGATTTTGCTCGAGCATTGAAATAATGctcaaatatatttaaattatatataaataatagatGATTGAattaagattttaattgatgcaTTTTCTAATCGTTGGATCAATTAAATGCTAACCGAACCTCAAACTACGCTTGAAATCTAAGAATTCATATTTCATTTAAGCTTAAGCTTTATTTAATCTTAAACTGATTTCAGCTTGATTTTGGATTATCAAATTGATCAAATAAGCTTGTGTTCAGCTCGGTTCAAAATTAAACTCAAAATAACAATAAATGAATCAACTTGATCTTAGAATTCAagtttgaaattaatttcagATCAAGCTCAATCAAATCCATGTATGCTTAGTCAAGCTCGACTCGATTACACCTCTACACCCGAGTGCCGCCTGGGCTTATTATTCAAACATCTGCTAAGCTGCATTAACAGCAGATCAAACAGATGACCCTTCAAAGGCCAGCATGAAATGCACCTGGATCTTAAGGATTGCCATCATAAATGTTGCTGTCATGTTCTCAAATGACCCATCTGCGACAAAGTCTTGGTAAACTAAAGGCATGAGCATAGGAAGTCATGGcacgggagagaagaagaaacaccCACAATTCAAAGTGGGCACAAAATTATCTGGATGTTACTGACTTAGTCATGTTCTTGACGTGTAAAACTGAACGAAGCATGGCTCGGAATGCCGTAAAGGTCGACTTCAACCATAATGTAGTTTTCCAGGTGCAACATCATGGATCCCTCTCCCATGATTTAGTAGCAAGGCTTACTGTGAGGATCCACTTggcatgtttagtcccacatcgtttGTTCTCCAATGTAGATCTTGACTACTTATCAG comes from the Phoenix dactylifera cultivar Barhee BC4 unplaced genomic scaffold, palm_55x_up_171113_PBpolish2nd_filt_p 000898F, whole genome shotgun sequence genome and includes:
- the LOC120107549 gene encoding F-box/kelch-repeat protein At5g43190-like — encoded protein: MRGRGRARERRTEDRVPRRERKEQTMPIARAKTPPPPPAPPAAAAGREEEMEPAIWGRLPDELLDLILALLPLHTLVALRPTCKRFHSLLLSPSFLSLLHSPSSSPAFLLLSHPQFSNRFLHLYDSFADGWRPLRLLPSAAASPSQLLSSSYGLLCFSLLPSRPSSLLISNLLTKTSKFVPLPTSDPLSDATLVSLPSSTPHGYKIFLPSSSSNSVFVYDSASFAWTRFPGFDLILDRGNSHQEGVFFDGALYFTTHEPFSVVGFDLQSGKWEPMASPSLPTELAFVRLVGDGGNRLYLVGGVGRDGISRSLRVWELVGKDGKGKARAWEEVGRLPEMMCRKFVSVCYHNYSHVYCLWHEGLVCVCCTTWPEVLFYKVARGTWHWLPRCPMLPEKWSCGFRWYSFVPDLYALV